From Rhizobium sp. Pop5:
CTCACGGACCTCTTGCAATAACCGATAATATTCTCTCCGATGGGACTTTAGATAGAGGCTGAGGTAGAGCAGCGGCTTTCGCAAAACCCCGTGCATGCAAAGATATAGGGTTACAAGCAGACGGCCGATGCGACCATTGCCATCGAGAAACGGATGGATCGTTTCAAACTGCACATGCAGCAGGCCAGCTTTGATTAGCGCCGGTAACCGCGATTGGTCGTCATGCATGAAGCGCTCGAACGCATCCAGGCAACCGGCCATTTCAGTGACGGGTGGCGGTACAAAGAGTGCGTTACCGGGGCGCGTGCCACCAATCCAATTTTGCGAGCGGCGGAACTCTCCAGGATCCTTGGTGCCTCCCCGCCCACTGTGTAGGAGCCTGGCATGCATCTCACGGATCAGACGCAACGACATGGGCAGCGTTTCCAGCCGCTCTAAACCATACATCATGGCGTCAACATAGTTGGATACTTCACGGATATCATCAACCGGCTGCCCGGCTTGAGCTTCGGTCTCAAACCGCAAGAGATCAGAAAGCGTCGACTGCGTGCCTTCAATCTGCGAGGAAAGAACGGCTTCCTTTCTCACATACATATAAAGAAACAGCTCCTGTCTCGGCAGCAGCATTGTGATACCATCCAAGCGTCCTAGCGCGCGCTCAGCCAAGCTGAGGCGCTCTAGCAATGAAAGCACATCAATCGCCGGCTCTGGCGGCAATGGCGGGGGCACGAACGCCCGCACTCTTTCACTGGCGGCGGCCGTCTCGACGAAACGACCCAGGCGGTTTTTGGATTCGGAATCAGACATAACCAAATATCAGCCGCGCCCCTTATTTAAGCAAGACGCATTTCATTTAATTAATCGACAGGCTTAGATAAGCGCGCTTAATTAACGCACCGACATTGAACTCCTGAGCTTTGATCCAGGCGACATCGGCGCCTAATACGATGAACGGGCGCCATTAGAAGTGACACGCCCGATACATCGTTTCTTAAAGCTCACCTCATATTCCCGCTCGCCCTCGGCATTGGCGCCGAGAGAAACGGAATGAGCATGAGCAAAAACGACATTTCATCACGCCATTTTCAACGAAAGATATCCGAATTCTGCGAGTTGCGTATCGCGCCGATCGCATCCAGGCGGGTACTGGAGAATATTCGGCCCTATCTCATCAGTTTGATTATCTACCGGAAACCACCCCCGCTCCTGAATGGTCATATCGACTGGACGGCGATAGGCCACGCCTGTGGTATCGAAGCTGAGCTGACGGTAGAACTGAAAAAGCAGCTCCGACCGGGCTTGGACGCAATCATCCGATGGCTCGACCGACCACCAGCAGTCGAAGAACAACGGCCACCGAAGCCGAGGGCTCGCCCGGAAAAAATGGCGCCGGCCAGAAAGGCAGCGTCCGTCCCCTCAACCAGAAAGCCTCAACGTGCGACGGCCGACGGCACCTTTGCCCCGTCTGCATCTGCGCCACGTGGGCCAGCTCCAAAACCGATTAGCCATTTCCCGGAACCACTGTTCGAAGCGACAGAAAATCCAGTGAGCTTTCAGGATGCACTGGTCTATCATATGCGTCGGTTCGGCGACACTTATTGGCAGCTTTACCGCGCCGTTCTTTATCTGAACGAGACCTTCGACAATAAGACGCTGCTATCCTGGATCCAGGGGGAGCGCGTGCCCCGATCTGTTGCCAGTTTCAATATCCTCCGCCGCATCGAGCGACGCTATCGACTTTCGGAGGGATATTTCAAAGAGAAGCTGCCGTATCAAGCGCGTTCGCTTTATGGTCACGATCTCGGCGACATCAGCCCGGCTGAGCGGCGAAGGATCTCAATGCATCTTCCGGATGATTTCAGCAGTTTGCCCTACTCCAGACGGGAAGAGATACTCGATTGGGTGCGCCGCGTCATAATTTCCGGCTCTACGGAATATCGCCGCTATCAGGCGGCAGCCAGTAAGCAGCGTTATGCCATCCGCTTTCCTGGCATCACTTATGGCAGCAGCTTCCGTTTCTCTCGATCGTTGGTCTCCGCGGCCGGCGCCAATCAGAATGTCGCGGCAGAACTTAATGATCCGGATCTGCTCTCCGGCGTTGTCGATGCGCCGCCGAGGCTTGCCATGGAAATGGCTGATCTCATCCGCTTCAAGACTTCGACGCTGACGGCGATTGGCTTTCAGCGAAATGGCGTCTGGGGTGAAGAAACGGCTTCCCAGAAGATTGAGCACCTCGGCTTGATGTTTGGTGCGCTGGCTGCCTCGCCAAACGGGGTCGTGAAGGGTTTCGGTGTGCCGGTCAGTCAGTTGAGCTTCGGCCTTCTCGTCTTCCCCGGTGTTTGGGACTGGTATCTGCAGTGGCGGGAACAGCGACGTGGCTTCTACACCAAGTGGGAAGAAGACATGCTGATGGTCGCCCAAGCCCTATCTCGCGCTGATGTCGGTTGGATCCGGCAGCATCCGGAGCTGCTTCGGAATGTCAGGCCCATCGCGGGTTTGATCGAGCAGGAAGAAATCGACTTCGCGGCTCGCGACTGGCATGGCGCCTGTGATGCGTTTCACCGGCATGCCGCTAACCGTTCCAAGGAGATCCAGCGAGTGATGCGCGTGCATCGCGATCCATTTGAACCGATCATGTGTGTACTTGAAGCGGACAGTCCGCTGGCGGAGTATCGCAAGATCACGGACGAGATCGTGAGACGTATGCCGGATGGAAACAGATATCCACGACCGGCCGCCGAGGCCGTTAGGTCATTCCTATTGCTTCGGCTTGGCCTGCACCTTGGGCTCAGACAAAAGAACCTCCGCCAACTTCGAGTATGCCCCCGTGGACACTATCCGACGTCAGAACGCCAGCTTGAGAACATGAAATGCGGTGAGCTGCGCTGGAGCGATCGCGACCATGGGTGGGAGGTCCTTATCCCGTCGGTCGCATTCAAAAACTCCGGTTCATCCTTCTTTGGACAGAAACCGTTTCGGCTGATCCTGCCGGACCTGCTCGACCTCTACGAATATCTCGATGCCTATATTGACCGTCATCGTGGGGTCCTCCTTGCAGGAGCCAAAGATCCCGGAACCCTGTTCGTCAAGACAGTGAAGAACACAAGCATCGACGCCGCTTACAACTCGACCACATTCTACGAGGCTTGGAGGACCGTCACCCAACGCTATGGAATTTATAACCCCTACACTGGGCGGGGTGCCATCAAGGGCTTGTTGCCGCATGGACCGCATAACCTGCGGGACATTCTCGCGACGCATATTTTGAAGCAGACCGGATCCTACGAGCAGGCGAGCTACGCAATTCAGGATACGCCCGATGTCGTTCAGCAGCACTACGGTCGCTTCCTACCGCAAGACAAGGCCGCACTGGCCGCCAAGATCCTCAATCAGGTTTGGGAAGCTGCAAAAATCGAATGAGATGCTCGGCTCGGATACTCAGTACATGTTGCATCTGGGCCGAGCGTCCTCGTCTCCGCCTTGAACCGATACGAACCAGCGACCCGACTATCCTCAGCATAGAAAAAAGCCTATCCCGTTGGCAAAGTATCTGGCCATTCCTGCGCACCGTGGAGAACGCGAAGAATTCGGACCGCTGTTTCATTAAATGAATACGCCGCGACGTAGGGCGTGCCGTTGATCACCAGTTCTCGGGTGCCAGCGATTCTGCCAACACGGCCGCTCGCTGGAAAATCTATCAACCGACGGACGGCAGCAGCGATCCGTTCGTCGACCAGAATGGCGGCTGACGGATTTTCTGCTTCTATGTATGTGAAGATGGCGTCGCGATCCGATAACACGAACGCAGACCAGGTGAGCTTCACGATTTGCGCGCGCCCGCGTTAAGGCGAGCGGCCGCTCTACGTTCAGCAAAATGGGTCTCGACTTCATCGTCCGAAACGTCCGGTCGCGTATCGTTCAGCGCTTCAAGTACCTTGGCGCGAAACCAAGCGTCATGGGCCTCGCTGCCTGAAAGAAGCTCCAGTGGCAGCGCACCCTCGTTGGCTGTCCGGGTGAGCAAGATACGAACCGCGTCCGATACCGTAAGCCCCATATTTCCAAGCACTGCGGAGGCACGATCCCGAATCTCGGCGTCAATACGAGTTTGTACCAGTGCATTTGCAGCCATTGCGATCTCCGACTTTCAGATGAGATGTTAATGCAAATGAATGACAAATGCCATAGCGCTGTTGAGCTGCCTTTGCCGGTTCTCGTTTCCTGTAGTTGCTCCTGAATGTGTCCGAACCGCCGAGCGTCATCTCAATCATGTGGCATATCGGGTATTTATGGAACTCTCACTGGTGTACTGTCAGGGAGAATCCAGTGCATCCTACGATGCCACTTGAAGAGGTACCTTGGCCGCCTCTAAAGCCAAGCGCACCTCAACAGGTGGCTCTTGGTCGGTAATGATAATTTCGAACTCCTCGACCGCGGCAAGGACATGAAGAGCGGTGTGATTGAAGCGCTTATGGTTCACGAGCAGGCATCGGCGCGCGGCGCTTGCGATCATCGCTCGTTTCGCGCGGACTACGTCGTCATCCATATGGTAGACGCGGGATCCGGAAACGGCTGGCGTTGAGATGAAGGCGATGTCTGCGCTGAGACGCGACAGTGTTTCTTCGGCGACGACGCCGAAAAACCCATTGAACTTCACCGAATAGCTTCCACCGACTGCGATGAGGTCGATCCCTGACTCCGTCTTGAGTCGATCGATGACCGCCGCATTGTTCGTGATCACCGTTAGCGGCCTCTTCTGCGGCAGCATTTCACCAAGCACGGACGCCATAGACCCGTCGTTGACCATTATCGTCATCCCGGGCTCGACGAGCTCAAGGGCGGCTTCGGCCATGCGGCGCTTGGCGTCGCCCTCCTGCTGCTGGCGAAACCGGAAATCGCTTTCGAAATGGCTTCCTGCCTCGATCGTTGCCCCACCACGGACTTTGCGAAGCATGCCCGCCGATTGACATCGCACCGCCTGACGCGCTGAACGGCAAGTAACCGAGCTCATCGAGGATGACGAGATCTGAGTGGACAAGCCGGTTGGCGATCTGTCCAGACCGTCCTTGCGCCTTCTCCTGTTCCAGCGCGTTGACCAGCTCAACGGTCGAGAAGAACCGGACCCGCTTGTGATGATGTTCGATGGCCTGGACACCGATGGCCGTGGCGATATGCGTCTTGCCCGTGCCGGGACCGCCGACGAGGACGATGTTGTTGGAGTTGCCGAGGAAGTCGCAGCGATGAAGCTGACGGACCAGCGCCTCGTTGATCTCACTGCTGGTGAAGTCGAAGCCGTTCAGATCACGATAGGCAGGAAAGCGGGCCGTCTTGAGCTGGTAGGCAGTCGATCGCACTTCACGTTC
This genomic window contains:
- a CDS encoding Fic family protein, whose protein sequence is MSDSESKNRLGRFVETAAASERVRAFVPPPLPPEPAIDVLSLLERLSLAERALGRLDGITMLLPRQELFLYMYVRKEAVLSSQIEGTQSTLSDLLRFETEAQAGQPVDDIREVSNYVDAMMYGLERLETLPMSLRLIREMHARLLHSGRGGTKDPGEFRRSQNWIGGTRPGNALFVPPPVTEMAGCLDAFERFMHDDQSRLPALIKAGLLHVQFETIHPFLDGNGRIGRLLVTLYLCMHGVLRKPLLYLSLYLKSHRREYYRLLQEVREHGNWEAWLDFFLAGVADTANQAFEAATQIVNLFKEDRERITMESDRAGSALRIHELFQQNPFHTANQIVQITGLSAPTVNAALADLERLGIVDEVTGRKRGRVFSYQRYLAILNEGTDPLPLNS
- a CDS encoding type II toxin-antitoxin system RelE/ParE family toxin — translated: MKLTWSAFVLSDRDAIFTYIEAENPSAAILVDERIAAAVRRLIDFPASGRVGRIAGTRELVINGTPYVAAYSFNETAVRILRVLHGAQEWPDTLPTG
- a CDS encoding type II toxin-antitoxin system RelB/DinJ family antitoxin, producing MAANALVQTRIDAEIRDRASAVLGNMGLTVSDAVRILLTRTANEGALPLELLSGSEAHDAWFRAKVLEALNDTRPDVSDDEVETHFAERRAAARLNAGARKS